TCGCCTCGCTCGCCGCCGTGCGCCGGCTCGCCGACCAGGTCTTCGAGCGCTTCGGCCGGCTCGACGCGTTGATCAACAACGCCGGCGTCTACATGCGGAGCCGCGAGCTCACCGGCGACGGATTCGAGCGCACCTTTGCGGTCAACCACCTCGCCCCGTTCCTCCTCACCCATCTCCTGCTGCCGCTCCTCGAGGAGAGCACCGACGGTCGTGTCGTCAACGTCGCCTCGGTGGCCCACCAGAACGCGCGGCTCGACTGGGACAACCTGCAGGGCGAGCACGAGTTCTCGGCCTATGGCGCCTATGCGCTCTCCAAGCTCGGCAACGTGCTCTTCACCGTCGAGCTGGCGCGGCGCCTCGGCCATCGGGTGGCGGTCAACTGCCTGCACCCCGGAGTGATCTCGACCAAGCTCCTGCGGCAGGGGTTCGGCATCCAGGGACCCGACCGGATCGAGGACGGCGCCGCCGT
This genomic window from Holophagales bacterium contains:
- a CDS encoding SDR family NAD(P)-dependent oxidoreductase, with amino-acid sequence MTAHEFRRAPLVLVTGASDGIGRETAHQLRATGAEVIVHGRETNRVAAAATAVRTAGAGGEVHELVGDLASLAAVRRLADQVFERFGRLDALINNAGVYMRSRELTGDGFERTFAVNHLAPFLLTHLLLPLLEESTDGRVVNVASVAHQNARLDWDNLQGEHEFSAYGAYALSKLGNVLFTVELARRLGHRVAVNCLHPGVISTKLLRQGFGIQGPDRIEDGAAVAVRLALAPDLAPTTGRYFLSGRPAAASLLAADPRVAGRFYELSCALVDLPGLPRPAA